AAGCCAGTATCCTTCAGAGTTCACTTCTCACAGGGGTTAAAGATCTATCTTCAGGATGGTGCTAACAATTTTTCATAGCACTTTTATTGTACACAGTTAAAGTGAAACTTGTTTCAGGTTTCAGAAAGATGTATGACACCAACTGATGTCAGCCCAGACAAGGACAGTACTTTGTGCTGTGATTTCAACTTGTGAAGAAATGTAGGGATATCCAAGTTGTTAGAAGCTGCTGGCTCAGTGCAGTATGTGTCAGGGCTGTGTTCTGGgagaaaaaacaccaccactGGCTGGCTTTAGAAACAGTCTGTGAGCTGGTGATGCTGTATTTGCACAAAGCCTGCTTTCAAAAGCCAAAAATCACAAGTGCTGCTGGCCTgaaacatacatatttatttacagattaTTTCCAGTGCATCTAGTGCTGTTTGGGTCTTACTGCTTCCTGCCAAGTAGCTCCCTCCTGGCATGATTTGCTGGTGTAGTAGGTAAACGCAGAGAAGTGGGATGTGAAGTCATTCAGCTTGCCAATTAGATTGTTCCTTTCCAGTCTCAGGCCTTGAAAAGACACTGTCTAAATCTTCCACGTCAAATAGCCAAGATTCACTTggacttattttttaattatgtagACGTCTAgtttagaggaaaaagaatctgTCATAGTTTAGGGAACCGCAGACAGCTCCATCGTCATCCTCTTGGCCACTCATTCCTGCATAGATATGGCTCCAGGTTGGAGTCACATTCCTGAGTTCCTCAGCTCTTCCCAAGGAATGCAGTTAAGGACATTTCCTCTCAGGTTCATGTATGGACAGCAGCATGCTTATATCTGCAAGGATGCAATCTGAAGTATGTTTCAGTATCAGTTGCTGATGATGTTGTCCATCCTCCATAGGTATTAGGATGTAACATGAAGTCTGCAAAATGTGCACTAAAGCCAAAACTGTTGCCTTATTGCACAGATTCAATTGTCCTAGATTTTTGTCATCTCTTACATCTAAAAGAGATTTTGCTGCGTATACTGAAATAGCCCTGTTGGCTTGATGGGTTCTCTGCGTGTTTTACAGGGATCAAAAATCCAGCGGACAACTGTAAAAGAGTTCCTAACCCAGATCAAAAAGATAGTGATGGTGATGGAGTAGGAGATAAGTGCGACAGCTGCCCGACAGTCAGTAACCCAGACCAGGTAAGAAAGCACTTCCACTTTTGCAGTGTTACAGCTCTCTCTTTCTCACTCAAGTCAGTTCCCCACATCGTCTGCCTGAAGTAGATACCTGATATCACTGAGATTTCCACTTGTGAATTTTAACTGCAGTCCTGCAGTGCAAACAGTCAGTCCCTGAAGGGCAAATTGTCCCACTGTGTAGGGGGACAAGtcagagaagcagctgtgctctCTGGTTTTCTCTCTTACTGCCCTGTTCATCTGGGTTTGGAAAGACAGATACTCAAATTCACCAGGACAATGTGTAGGAACTCTCTCACTGTTGTCAGCTCTGTTTCCAATCTGAatggcagtgccagcacctctcTTGTTTCTCCTTTAATGCCCAGTTCTCCCACTGACCTGTGCTTGAATtattcttgctttattttcctagaAAGATACTGATCATGATCTAGTGGGAGACGTCTGTGACACCAACCAGGACAGGTAAGATGCAAATATTATTCTTGGGTTATATGGAATTCTGGGGACATGGGCATGGATGGCATGTGTCCATAACCATGACAAGTCAGCCTGGCCTTAATTTATGTCTTTTAATTCAAACAAGAGAGGTGgaattttcttctgacttcagAAACTTGCTCCTGGGAGTACAGCCCAAGGCCCAGCAGCTGTAATCTTGCAGACATCAGGCTTGCTTTTCATTAGCTGTCCCCACAGATTTGTTCACGGATGACAGCTGGAACATTTCTGATCTCTTTATTTGTGTAACTAATAGCTCAAAGATATTAACAGGCCAAAATCAGCAACTACTCCTGTTCTTGTAGAGAACTCCGGCTGCTAGAAAGGTCATGCAAgctttttttgggggaaaaagaaagtaagtggATGATTTTTACCTGTATAATGCATTTTCTCCACCAGTGATGGTGATGGCCACCAAGATACAAGGGATAACTGCCCAACAGTGCCTAACAGCTCCCAGGTGGACACAGACAAGGACGGGCTGGGTGACGAGTGCGATGAGGATGATGATAATGATGGCATTCCTGATCTTTTGCCACCAGGCCCTGACAACTGTAGGCTAGTCCCTAACCCAGGGCAGGAAGATTCGGATGGTAAGGGAAATGTATTCacatcagctctgcttcagGGTTCTCCATTCCTAGTGGCTAATCTGTAGGAATTTGACCTTCAGATGGGCAGGAAGTAAGAGACCTCCTCAGTACTGACCTGAGACAGCTCTACATCATTTTCAGATCACCGATAGCCCTGATAATAACTTCCAGAAGTACCTACAGTGTGAGGTGCTGCTTCTATTCACAGCATTCCTACAAGCAGGAGATAAAGCATCAGGATTTCTTTGCTACTGACAAAAAGGAAGAGTGCAGCAATGCTCTGAACATCTCTTATCCTTGTATTGATGTATCTGCTTTAAGCTGTGCTAGGCAAAAGCTAGCTGAGTAAAACTTAGCTGCAAAGGGTAGGGGAAATTGAAAGTTTACTTGTTCTGTTGTCTCTCAGGTGATGGTGTAGGAAATCTTTGTGAAGAGGACTTTGACAGAGACATGGTGATTGACAGAATTGATGTGTGCCCAGAGAACGCAGAAGTGACATTAACAGACTTCAGGGCCTATCAGACTGTGGTGCTGGACCCAGAGGGAGATGCACAGATTGACCCCAACTGGATTGTCCTTAACCAGGTAGGATGCTACTCCAGAACTGGATGACAACTATGGTGGTAGAAAGCCTGTATGAAATTGGATGCAGTTTTCATTGAAAGCCTTAAGGCTTATTGCTGCTGTTCAACAATGCCCTGGTCCTAGATAGAAGCTCACCTCTGGTGTACCTCTCTGCTCTTATAACAAGAGGAAAGCCAGCACACTTGGGTTGGAGATACTAATTAAACAATGCTCATCTTTCACAGGGCATGGAAATTGTCCAAACCATGAACAGCGATCCTGGCTTGGCTGTAGGTGAGGCACTTATTTTTATCCTATTAAGAAATTATTGTGCACTTCCCAGTGCAGCTTTAAGAATTATTTCAGGTAATGCAAAACGATTCCATCTACCTCCTGGAAAATATTGTTTGTAGTAAACAGAGTCTTCAAATTTAGCTTAATAAGGTCTACCATCCTCATCTGAATCTGAGAAGAAACGGATCGACTTTTTACCTCTGAAagcaaagtgtttctttttctaccaACTACAGGTTATACAGCATTCAATGGAGTGGACTTCGAGGGCACATTCCATGTCAACACTGCCACAGATGATGATTATGCTGGCTTCATATTTGGCTACCAGGACAGTTCCAGCTTTTACGTCGTCATGTGGAAGCAGATGGAACAGACATACTGGCAGGCAAACCCCTTCCGAGCCGTCGCAGAACCCGGTATTCAACTGAAGgtaaagaaagcactgaaaaagaagtCAGTAATGGATTCTGGTCTTTCttagctgtgctgctttgttgcaCGCAGTGGGGAAGCAGCTGTGGTCAGTCAGCTTTGTCCACatattttgccatttttctccACTTTAGGCAGTGAAATCTAAAACAGGCCCAGGTGAATATCTGCGCAATTCTCTCTGGCACACTGGGGACACCACAGACCAAGTCAAGCTGCTGTGGAAGGACCCTCGAAACGTGGGGTGGAAAGACAAGACATCCTACCGCTGGTTCCTGCAACATCGGCCTCAGGTTGGATACATCAGGTAAGAGCTTTACAGCTTCCTTTGTATGGCTGAGCAGAAGTTcagcacaaaaagaaagcatctctAGTGCGGTTCTATGGTAAAGAGGAGGAACTGTGGAACCATTTCTATGAGCATGTCAATCTCTTGTCCACATCCAACACGCTTGTACTCTTCTAGAGCTCGCTTCTATGAAGGCCCCGAGGTTGTAGCAGACACTGGAGTTGTCCTTGATACAACCATGCGAGGAGGGCGCCTGGGAGTCTTCTGCTTCTCCCAAGAGAACATCATTTGGTCAAATCTTCGTTACCGCTGCAATGGTGAGTTCATTTTGGAGGTTAAAACACAgaagttgctgctgttttgcttgaAGAAGTAAATCTATTCTTGGAGAGCCCACAAATACAGCTGGGAAGGGATATCAAGCAGTAGCTTAATTCTACGTCTCATTCCCACTTCTAATTTATATTCACTTTTATCTCCTCAGATACTATTCCAGAAGACTATGAAACATTTAGAGTCCAGCAAGACTAAACCGAGTTTTAAATGTCCAACAAAATTTGCTTATAAAAAAGTGCTCAGCCTCCCCACTGTTGCCTCTGGCATACTGTAAGTAATATACCACTGCA
The DNA window shown above is from Coturnix japonica isolate 7356 chromosome 28, Coturnix japonica 2.1, whole genome shotgun sequence and carries:
- the COMP gene encoding cartilage oligomeric matrix protein codes for the protein MISALAFVFLLCLSCPFSSCQQRRAGVEVGPEMLEEMRETNRVLMEVRDLLKQQIKEITFLKNTVMECDACGIHTEVTGPVITVTQFNRCVPNPCFPGVPCTETSTGFRCGPCPPGYSGNGSQCTDINECSANPCFPKVQCINTSPGFRCDPCPPGFTGQMVEGVGLAYARANKQVCTDINECETGAARNCVPNSICINTRGSYKCGACKPGYVGDQITGCRSQTGRLCPNGEVSPCHEKAQCIVERDGSISCACLVGWAGNGYVCGKDTDIDGVPDEKLRCSDKKCRKDNCMTVPNSGQEDADRDGIGDACDDDADGDGILNAEDNCVYTRNADQRNADKDNFGDACDNCRQVKNDDQRDIDGDGKGDACDDDIDGDGIKNPADNCKRVPNPDQKDSDGDGVGDKCDSCPTVSNPDQKDTDHDLVGDVCDTNQDSDGDGHQDTRDNCPTVPNSSQVDTDKDGLGDECDEDDDNDGIPDLLPPGPDNCRLVPNPGQEDSDGDGVGNLCEEDFDRDMVIDRIDVCPENAEVTLTDFRAYQTVVLDPEGDAQIDPNWIVLNQGMEIVQTMNSDPGLAVGYTAFNGVDFEGTFHVNTATDDDYAGFIFGYQDSSSFYVVMWKQMEQTYWQANPFRAVAEPGIQLKAVKSKTGPGEYLRNSLWHTGDTTDQVKLLWKDPRNVGWKDKTSYRWFLQHRPQVGYIRARFYEGPEVVADTGVVLDTTMRGGRLGVFCFSQENIIWSNLRYRCNDTIPEDYETFRVQQD